One genomic segment of Paenibacillus antri includes these proteins:
- a CDS encoding sugar phosphate isomerase/epimerase family protein codes for MKLGIHAYAWCSQWTNDTLDLIDRVKGLGLDFIEIPLMTLDTFDAAAVKARLDAVGLEAVTSTVLLGDTDITSGDAAIRAKGLQYLKDCVDATHAIGATSFSGVVYSQHVKAAKSRPTEEEWAWAAEALREAARYAQRVGVTIGLEPVNRYESYLVNTCEQALRLKEMIGEPNIRVHLDTYHMNIEEKSFYEATKRAGEDLIHYHLCENDRGIPGTGLVDWDGIFRALGELKYDGYAALESFVDVTDNMNTWVWRQLAPNGDALVREGVAFIKGKMAQYGLE; via the coding sequence ATGAAGCTTGGGATACATGCGTACGCTTGGTGCTCGCAATGGACGAACGACACGCTGGACCTGATCGACCGCGTGAAGGGGCTCGGCCTCGATTTCATCGAAATTCCGCTCATGACGCTCGACACGTTCGATGCGGCGGCGGTGAAGGCCCGGCTCGACGCCGTCGGTCTCGAAGCGGTCACGTCGACCGTTCTGCTCGGCGACACGGACATTACGAGCGGGGACGCGGCCATCCGGGCGAAGGGGCTGCAGTACCTTAAGGATTGCGTAGACGCGACGCACGCCATCGGGGCGACCAGCTTCTCGGGCGTCGTCTACTCGCAGCATGTGAAAGCGGCCAAGTCGCGGCCGACCGAGGAAGAGTGGGCGTGGGCGGCGGAGGCGCTGCGGGAAGCGGCGCGGTACGCGCAGCGCGTCGGCGTCACGATCGGACTCGAGCCGGTAAACCGGTACGAGTCGTATCTCGTCAACACGTGCGAGCAGGCGCTGCGTCTCAAGGAGATGATCGGCGAGCCGAACATCCGGGTGCATCTCGACACGTACCATATGAACATCGAGGAGAAGAGCTTCTACGAGGCGACGAAGCGCGCGGGCGAGGATCTCATTCATTACCATCTTTGCGAAAACGACCGCGGCATCCCCGGCACCGGCCTCGTCGATTGGGACGGCATCTTCCGGGCGCTCGGCGAATTGAAGTATGACGGCTATGCGGCGCTCGAATCGTTCGTCGACGTGACCGACAATATGAATACGTGGGTATGGCGGCAGCTGGCGCCGAACGGCGACGCGCTCGTTCGCGAAGGCGTCGCGTTCATCAAGGGCAAGATGGCTCAATACGGCCTGGAATAA
- a CDS encoding phosphoglycerate dehydrogenase, producing MTAQTYKVLVTPRSFGKNDPEPYRLLERAGFEIARNPHGRILTREEMRAAARDADAIVVGVDPLDRGVLEAAPKLKAVAKYGVGTDNIDMEYCRERGIRVTVTTGANAEAVADFALALMLAAARRIVPIDAGCRRLEWGKVTGVDLHRRTLGLVGMGQIGKGVARRARGFDMRILAYDLARDEAFARETGVEYVDSLHELAAASDFVSLHLPLTPATHRLFGAELLALMKPTAVLVNTARGGLIDEDALYDALKQGKIWGAGLDVFEQEPPANRALLELDNLVIGSHTAASTFQAIDNMGVMAARSLVDFFRGGTNE from the coding sequence ATGACCGCGCAAACCTATAAAGTGCTGGTGACGCCGCGATCATTCGGCAAAAACGACCCGGAGCCGTACCGCCTGCTGGAGCGGGCCGGCTTCGAGATCGCCCGCAACCCGCACGGGCGGATCCTGACGCGCGAGGAGATGCGCGCCGCCGCGCGGGACGCGGACGCGATCGTCGTCGGCGTCGATCCGCTCGACCGCGGCGTGCTGGAGGCGGCGCCGAAGCTGAAAGCGGTTGCGAAGTACGGCGTCGGCACGGATAATATCGACATGGAGTATTGCCGCGAACGCGGCATCCGCGTCACCGTGACGACCGGCGCGAACGCAGAGGCGGTCGCCGACTTCGCGCTCGCGCTCATGCTGGCGGCGGCGCGTCGGATCGTGCCGATCGACGCGGGCTGCCGGCGCCTCGAGTGGGGGAAGGTGACCGGCGTCGATCTGCACCGCCGCACGCTCGGCCTCGTCGGCATGGGGCAGATCGGCAAGGGCGTGGCGCGGCGGGCGCGCGGCTTCGATATGCGCATTCTCGCGTACGATCTGGCGCGGGACGAAGCGTTCGCGCGCGAGACCGGCGTCGAGTACGTCGACAGCCTGCATGAGCTTGCCGCAGCCTCCGACTTCGTCAGCCTGCACCTTCCGCTGACGCCCGCGACCCATCGGCTGTTCGGAGCGGAGCTGCTCGCGCTTATGAAGCCGACGGCCGTCCTCGTCAATACGGCGCGCGGCGGCCTCATCGACGAGGACGCCTTGTACGACGCGCTGAAACAAGGCAAAATTTGGGGAGCGGGCCTAGACGTGTTCGAACAGGAGCCGCCGGCGAACCGAGCGCTGCTCGAGCTGGATAATTTGGTGATCGGCTCGCACACGGCCGCTTCCACGTTTCAAGCGATCGACAATATGGGGGTTATGGCCGCGAGATCGTTGGTCGACTTTTTCCGAGGGGGAACGAACGAATGA
- a CDS encoding shikimate dehydrogenase family protein, which translates to MKLPEPAERPTMYFIGVTTGQSSIMKLFPPWAEALGLNDAVIKGIDIAIHADPATYVECVEFIKRDPLSLGALVTTHKIDLYHAARDVFDAFDPYAESFEEVSSISKRGGRLIGHAKDPITSGLAMEAFIPKGHWAAGGEAFLMGAGGSALAIASWLTDPARGGDIPSRIVVSNRSEPRLRSAEKLLGRIDTPVRFEYELCPAPADNDAVLARLAPGSLVVNATGLGKDRPGSPLTDAAAFPEGGLVWELNYRGELDFMHQANRQKAARGLHVEDGWIYFLHGWTQVIAEVFDLEMTPERFAACERIAMSQRK; encoded by the coding sequence ATGAAACTACCGGAACCGGCCGAGCGGCCGACGATGTATTTTATCGGCGTGACGACCGGCCAATCGTCGATCATGAAGCTGTTCCCGCCGTGGGCGGAAGCGCTCGGCCTGAACGACGCCGTCATCAAGGGAATCGATATCGCCATTCACGCCGATCCGGCGACGTACGTCGAATGCGTGGAGTTCATTAAGCGGGATCCGCTGTCGCTCGGCGCGCTCGTCACGACGCATAAGATCGATCTGTACCACGCGGCGCGGGACGTCTTCGACGCGTTCGACCCGTACGCCGAATCGTTCGAGGAGGTGTCCTCGATCTCGAAGCGCGGCGGCCGCTTGATCGGCCACGCGAAGGATCCGATCACGAGCGGTCTCGCGATGGAAGCGTTCATCCCGAAGGGGCACTGGGCCGCGGGCGGCGAGGCGTTCCTGATGGGCGCCGGCGGCAGCGCGCTCGCGATCGCCTCGTGGCTAACCGACCCGGCGCGCGGCGGCGACATCCCGTCGAGGATCGTCGTCAGCAATCGAAGCGAGCCGCGGCTGCGGTCGGCCGAGAAGCTGCTCGGCCGGATCGATACGCCCGTGCGCTTCGAATACGAGCTGTGCCCGGCGCCGGCGGACAACGATGCGGTGCTCGCGCGGCTTGCCCCGGGCTCGCTCGTCGTGAACGCGACGGGGCTCGGCAAAGACCGCCCGGGCTCGCCGCTGACGGACGCCGCCGCGTTCCCGGAGGGCGGCCTCGTCTGGGAGCTGAACTACCGCGGCGAGCTCGATTTCATGCATCAGGCGAACCGGCAGAAGGCGGCCCGCGGCCTGCACGTCGAGGACGGCTGGATTTACTTCCTCCACGGCTGGACGCAGGTCATCGCCGAAGTGTTCGACCTCGAGATGACGCCGGAGCGGTTCGCCGCTTGCGAGCGGATCGCCATGAGTCAACGGAAATAA
- a CDS encoding Gfo/Idh/MocA family oxidoreductase encodes MGVKDINVAVIGAGRAGLIHAHNFRKSVPYARLAAVVDPNRAAAERAAKELGVETWYGDYREALRDDGIDAVVVVTPTIYHRDIVVDAARAGKHVLCEKPMAMNAEECEAMIEAAKDAKVNLQIAFMRRFDASFQEAKARLDAGEIGEPVLIRSLTRGPSTPQPWMYDLKKSNGPLAEVNSHDIDTLRWFSGAEFAEVYAIAGNYRCPEAAETYPDFYDNVLLTARFDDGRQGVIDGALSVQYGYDSRVEILGTEGVIFIGQLHEKTIVTARRNKEITRPFMNSWRHLYKDAYLAEDIDFVQSILEQRSPKVTGRDGMMAVKVVEAGNRSIRESAVIRLS; translated from the coding sequence ATGGGCGTCAAAGACATTAACGTAGCGGTCATCGGCGCGGGGCGCGCGGGTCTCATCCACGCGCATAACTTCCGCAAGAGCGTGCCGTACGCGAGACTCGCGGCCGTCGTCGATCCGAACCGGGCGGCGGCGGAGCGGGCGGCCAAGGAGCTCGGCGTCGAGACGTGGTACGGCGACTACCGCGAAGCGCTTCGGGACGACGGGATCGACGCGGTCGTCGTCGTGACCCCGACGATCTATCATCGGGACATCGTCGTCGACGCGGCGCGAGCCGGCAAGCACGTCCTGTGCGAGAAGCCGATGGCGATGAACGCGGAAGAGTGCGAAGCGATGATCGAGGCGGCGAAGGACGCGAAGGTCAATCTGCAGATCGCGTTCATGCGCCGGTTCGACGCCAGCTTCCAAGAGGCGAAGGCGCGGCTGGACGCCGGGGAGATCGGCGAGCCGGTGCTCATCCGGTCGCTCACCCGAGGGCCGAGCACGCCGCAGCCTTGGATGTACGACTTGAAGAAGAGCAACGGTCCGCTCGCAGAGGTGAACAGCCACGACATCGATACGCTGCGCTGGTTCAGCGGGGCGGAGTTCGCGGAGGTGTACGCGATCGCCGGCAACTACCGTTGTCCCGAGGCGGCGGAGACATACCCGGACTTTTACGATAACGTGCTGCTGACGGCCCGATTCGACGACGGGCGGCAAGGGGTGATCGACGGCGCGCTGTCGGTCCAGTACGGTTACGATTCGAGAGTGGAAATTCTCGGGACGGAGGGCGTCATTTTCATAGGGCAGCTGCACGAGAAGACGATCGTCACCGCGAGACGGAACAAGGAAATCACGAGACCCTTCATGAACAGTTGGAGACATCTGTATAAGGACGCGTATTTGGCGGAGGACATCGACTTCGTGCAGAGCATTCTAGAGCAGCGGTCCCCGAAGGTGACGGGCCGCGACGGGATGATGGCGGTGAAGGTGGTCGAAGCGGGCAACCGCTCGATCCGGGAGTCGGCCGTCATTCGATTGTCCTAA
- a CDS encoding alcohol dehydrogenase catalytic domain-containing protein: MLAAQMTGVRKVKVRDIPVPEIGDDELLVQVKSVGICGTDLRMIGNGFPGIDEEHPRVLGHEISGVIAQVGRRVAAYKEGQRVAIAPNMGCGVCRHCGRGDQHLCASYSALGVQIDGGFAEYVRVPAAAVRSGNVFALPDHVSFDAAAINEPLSCVYNGLKQCPVAVGDDVLIIGAGPIGIMYAMMAKRSGAARVFVANRSKGRLELAKSIDGSFVAVEASRLRETILDLTDGEGVDVAVTANPSPEAQQLAVELTAMNGKINFFGGLPKDKQIVPINTNTVHYKQILLTGSTKANNEHFRSTLKMISSGLLDVSRLVTARYPLSRFEEALENASNGSGMKTVIAFD; this comes from the coding sequence ATGCTAGCCGCCCAGATGACCGGGGTTCGGAAGGTGAAGGTGCGGGACATTCCCGTGCCGGAGATCGGCGACGACGAGCTGCTGGTCCAAGTGAAGAGCGTCGGAATATGCGGAACGGATTTGCGAATGATCGGGAACGGATTCCCGGGCATCGACGAGGAGCATCCTCGGGTGCTCGGCCATGAAATCAGCGGCGTCATCGCGCAGGTCGGACGACGCGTCGCCGCATACAAGGAAGGACAACGCGTCGCGATCGCGCCGAATATGGGCTGCGGCGTATGCCGCCATTGCGGACGGGGCGATCAGCATCTATGCGCGAGCTATTCGGCGCTCGGCGTTCAGATCGACGGCGGCTTCGCCGAATACGTCCGGGTGCCGGCCGCCGCGGTGCGGTCCGGCAACGTCTTCGCGCTGCCGGACCATGTGAGCTTCGACGCGGCGGCGATCAACGAGCCGTTGTCCTGCGTCTATAACGGGCTCAAGCAATGCCCGGTCGCCGTCGGCGACGACGTGCTCATCATCGGCGCGGGCCCGATCGGCATCATGTACGCCATGATGGCGAAGCGCTCCGGCGCGGCGCGCGTCTTCGTCGCGAACCGGAGCAAGGGCCGGCTCGAGCTGGCCAAGTCGATCGACGGCAGCTTCGTCGCGGTGGAGGCTTCGCGGCTGCGGGAGACGATTCTCGACCTGACGGACGGGGAAGGGGTCGACGTCGCGGTGACGGCGAATCCGTCGCCGGAGGCGCAGCAGCTGGCCGTCGAGTTGACGGCGATGAACGGCAAGATCAACTTCTTCGGCGGGCTGCCGAAGGATAAACAGATCGTCCCGATCAACACGAATACGGTACACTATAAGCAGATTTTGCTGACGGGTTCGACGAAGGCGAATAATGAACATTTTCGAAGCACGTTGAAAATGATCTCCTCCGGCCTTCTCGACGTCAGCCGGCTGGTCACGGCGCGATATCCGCTGAGCCGATTCGAGGAAGCGCTCGAGAACGCCTCGAACGGCAGCGGGATGAAGACGGTCATCGCGTTCGATTAA
- a CDS encoding DeoR/GlpR family DNA-binding transcription regulator codes for MEGMNSKELAKDVLFAEERKMEIVQLVQERGKVLVPDLIAHFQVSPATIRNDLRDLEANGLIKRTHGGAIPPDTLKVGFELDNHNKTIKNHKQKQAVARKAAELIEDGDIIILDTGTTTYELAKLLRDKRNVTAIVNDIEIARCLEDFDGVQVVVIGGTLRKKFHCTIGPFAANLLAELNVDKVFLGTNGFSLQKGCTTPDINQAEIKRIMVKISSQVIVLCDSSKIGVNSFVQFASPEHIDAFITDDGIKPNQIDEFAEQGLDLRIAK; via the coding sequence ATGGAAGGCATGAATTCGAAGGAGCTCGCGAAGGACGTGCTGTTCGCCGAGGAGAGGAAAATGGAAATCGTGCAGCTCGTGCAGGAGCGCGGCAAGGTGCTCGTGCCCGATTTGATCGCGCATTTCCAAGTGTCGCCCGCGACGATCCGCAACGATCTTCGGGACCTGGAAGCGAACGGCCTGATCAAGCGGACGCACGGCGGCGCGATCCCGCCCGACACGCTCAAGGTCGGCTTCGAGCTGGACAACCATAACAAGACGATCAAAAACCATAAACAAAAGCAAGCCGTCGCCCGGAAAGCCGCGGAGCTGATCGAGGACGGCGACATCATTATACTGGACACGGGGACGACGACGTACGAGCTGGCGAAGCTGCTGCGGGATAAGCGGAACGTTACCGCCATCGTCAACGACATCGAGATCGCTAGATGCCTCGAGGATTTCGACGGCGTCCAGGTCGTCGTCATCGGCGGCACGCTGCGCAAGAAGTTCCACTGCACGATCGGCCCGTTCGCGGCCAACCTGCTGGCCGAGCTGAACGTGGACAAGGTGTTCCTCGGCACGAACGGCTTCAGCCTGCAGAAGGGCTGCACGACGCCGGACATCAACCAGGCCGAGATCAAGCGAATTATGGTGAAAATCTCGTCCCAGGTCATCGTGCTTTGCGACAGCTCGAAGATCGGCGTCAATTCGTTCGTGCAGTTCGCGAGCCCGGAGCATATCGACGCCTTCATCACCGACGACGGCATCAAGCCGAACCAAATCGACGAGTTCGCCGAGCAAGGGTTGGATTTGCGCATCGCGAAGTAG
- a CDS encoding glucose-6-phosphate isomerase produces the protein MSANTRAHDATTGGTPAAPAPFGVYFSLNNGLSDTKPSLKRHLSKMSGMYADDDAYRAMLEKEDTLLYEFYDLGVPEAEGNLAFGTSIVYPGKVGDEYFMTKGHFHTILDTSEVYYCIGGKGFMLMENPEGDVRIEAFSPGRAVYVPGRYAHRSINVGPEPLITFYVFRADAGHDYGSIETKGFRKIVMERDGAPVVVDNPKWK, from the coding sequence ATGTCCGCGAACACGCGCGCGCACGACGCGACGACCGGCGGGACGCCGGCGGCGCCGGCGCCGTTCGGCGTCTATTTTAGCCTCAATAACGGATTGTCCGATACGAAGCCGTCTTTGAAGCGTCACCTCTCCAAGATGTCCGGCATGTACGCCGACGACGACGCTTACCGCGCGATGTTGGAGAAGGAAGACACGCTGCTCTATGAATTTTACGACCTCGGCGTGCCGGAGGCGGAGGGCAACCTAGCGTTCGGCACGAGCATCGTATATCCCGGCAAGGTCGGGGACGAGTATTTCATGACGAAGGGGCATTTTCATACGATTCTAGATACTTCGGAAGTGTACTACTGCATCGGCGGCAAGGGATTTATGTTGATGGAAAACCCAGAGGGCGACGTACGGATCGAAGCATTTTCGCCCGGACGCGCCGTGTACGTGCCCGGACGGTACGCGCATCGCAGCATTAACGTCGGGCCGGAGCCGCTGATCACGTTCTACGTGTTCCGGGCCGACGCCGGCCACGACTACGGCAGCATCGAGACGAAGGGCTTCCGCAAGATCGTCATGGAGCGGGACGGCGCTCCGGTCGTCGTCGATAACCCGAAGTGGAAGTGA
- a CDS encoding xylulokinase — protein MTERNGNIPCVASVDIGTQGTKAALLTRRGDILASAFVPSKLIRGSGGQVEQRPDDMLQEFVEAVAACAAKRPDAAVEAVALSGQMAGVMGIDARGEAATPYDSWLDTRCESQFDRIKALGEAAVIAETGCPITYAHGPKTLWWKRERPDAYRAIAKFVVPTAYVAGRLTDAKADDAYIDYTHLHFSGFADAAAGGWSASLLRELDVEPSKLPRVVSPWDRVGGLTARWADACGLREGTPVLAGCGDTAASTLGAGIVRPGMLFDVAGTASVLACCVDAYRPDTEHKTLMFARSVVPGLWAPLAYINGGGQCIAWFRDQLKSEAGGGPAFDDLNRGAEAWAPGCDGLHFVPHFGGRVCPNNALLRGAWAGLNWGHDKYAMYRSILESIAYEYQIYLDILADSLPGVRFDEVRVVGGGAKGATFNKIKANVLGVPYATLRESDTGHLGNLLIAGYALGWHDDFAGEADRLVAVRERFEPEADAVRAYLEPKRRYPALLEKIAELQSLLKERME, from the coding sequence GTGACGGAGCGGAACGGCAACATCCCGTGCGTGGCGAGCGTCGACATCGGCACGCAAGGCACGAAGGCGGCGCTGCTGACGCGGCGCGGCGACATCTTGGCGTCGGCGTTCGTGCCGTCGAAGCTCATTCGAGGAAGCGGGGGGCAGGTGGAGCAGCGTCCGGACGACATGCTGCAGGAGTTCGTCGAAGCGGTCGCAGCCTGCGCCGCCAAGCGGCCGGACGCCGCGGTCGAGGCGGTCGCGCTGAGCGGACAGATGGCCGGCGTGATGGGTATCGACGCGCGCGGGGAAGCCGCGACGCCGTACGATTCTTGGCTCGATACGCGCTGCGAGTCGCAATTCGATCGAATCAAGGCGCTCGGGGAAGCGGCGGTCATCGCCGAAACCGGCTGCCCGATTACGTACGCGCACGGTCCGAAGACGCTGTGGTGGAAGCGCGAGCGGCCGGACGCGTACCGCGCGATCGCGAAGTTCGTCGTGCCGACGGCGTACGTCGCCGGCCGGCTGACGGACGCGAAGGCGGACGATGCGTATATCGACTACACGCATCTGCATTTCTCCGGCTTCGCCGATGCGGCGGCTGGCGGATGGTCGGCCTCGCTGCTCCGCGAGCTGGACGTCGAGCCGTCGAAGCTGCCGCGGGTCGTCAGCCCGTGGGATCGCGTCGGCGGCCTGACGGCCCGGTGGGCCGACGCGTGCGGGCTTCGCGAAGGGACGCCCGTGCTCGCCGGCTGCGGCGACACGGCCGCTTCGACGCTCGGCGCCGGCATCGTGCGCCCGGGCATGCTGTTCGACGTCGCCGGCACGGCGTCCGTGCTGGCCTGCTGCGTCGACGCGTATCGACCGGACACGGAACATAAGACGTTGATGTTCGCGCGCTCGGTCGTGCCGGGCCTCTGGGCGCCGCTCGCGTACATTAACGGCGGCGGCCAATGCATCGCGTGGTTCCGGGACCAGCTGAAGAGCGAAGCGGGCGGCGGACCGGCGTTCGACGACTTGAACCGCGGCGCGGAGGCGTGGGCGCCCGGCTGCGACGGGCTGCACTTCGTCCCTCACTTCGGCGGACGGGTATGCCCGAACAACGCGCTGCTGCGCGGCGCATGGGCGGGGCTCAACTGGGGGCACGACAAATACGCCATGTACCGGTCGATCTTGGAATCGATCGCTTACGAATATCAGATCTACTTGGACATCTTGGCCGATTCGCTTCCGGGCGTCCGGTTCGACGAGGTGCGGGTCGTCGGCGGCGGAGCGAAGGGGGCGACGTTCAACAAGATCAAGGCGAACGTGCTCGGCGTACCGTACGCGACGCTGCGCGAGTCGGACACCGGCCACCTCGGCAATCTGCTGATCGCCGGGTACGCGCTCGGGTGGCACGACGACTTCGCGGGCGAAGCCGATCGGCTGGTCGCCGTGCGGGAGCGGTTCGAGCCCGAGGCGGACGCGGTCAGGGCGTACCTGGAGCCGAAGCGCCGCTACCCGGCGCTACTCGAGAAGATCGCCGAGCTGCAGAGCTTACTCAAGGAACGCATGGAATGA